ATCCGGCGCGGCCGGACGGCCGGAAGCCCTGTCAGAAGCGTACCGCACCCGCGCCCGGACGTGTGCACGGGATCGGGCGGCGGCGCATCATGGCGCCTCCACGTCGGGCCACACCACGTGGGGCATGGACCACTGGACGGGGTCCTCTGTGATCCAGCGCTCCACCGGGGCGAGCACCGCCTCGGCGTTGGCGCGCAAGACATCGGAGGTGGGGCGGTCGCCCACCATCGGGACCGGATCGGCCTGCAGGAGCTCGTAGCGGCCGTCGGGCCTCCGCCGGCCAGTCATGGGAACGACCGGCACGCCCGCGCGCATGGCCAGGCGCACGTGCAGGAGCGGGAGCGGCGCGGGGCGGCCGAAGAAGCGCGGCTGCACCTTGTCGGGCTCCGGCAACGGGCGGTCCAGGCCGGTGAGCACCGACGAACCCGACGCGAGACGCCGCGCCGCGGTCTTGAGCGAGTCCATCGACACCGGGGTGACCTCGAAACCCGCCCGGTTGCGCATCTCGTTCTGCCACTGATAGCTGCCGCCGGGGTCGGCCACGGAGAGCACCTGCATCCGCCATCCGTTTCGGCCCAGCAGGCGTCCCACCAGGTCGAAGTTGCCCATGTGCGCGCCCACATAGACGAACGGACCGTCGGTGCGGTCGCGCTCGATAAACGCGTGGAACGCCTCGTCGCGCACCACCGCGGCGTCCTCGGCGGCGTCCCTGCCGAGGACCCGGTAGAGGTCGTAGAGGAAGAGCGCCATCGCACGCACGTTCTCGGCCACGGCGGCATCGAGGGCGTCGCCCGTGAGCGTGCCGCCAGAGGCGACGTACTGGTTGGTGCGTGACGCCCTCGCGAGCGCGGAGTCGGGATCGCGGGCGATCCGGCGGGCCGCCGCCGACGCGAGAGTGCGGGCGAAGCCGGGTGGCGCCACACGCGCCGCCCCCACCGCAACGCGCATCCCCGCACGACCTATGACAGCTGCCACACGCCTCACGCGTCCTTCCCGGATATCAGCACAGTGTACCAGCACCACACGCAGTGCTACGCTCGTTCGCGACACCTGCGAAGGAGGAGCGATGAACGAGGCGGCCGGCCCGCTCCGGATCGACGAGATCCCGCTCGGGGACCCGCGGATGAAGGAGTTCGTGGCGTTTCACTGGAAGCTCTACGAGGGCAACACGCACTGGGTCCCGCAGTTCGACGCAGACCTCCTCGGCAACAGGCTCCTCGGCCTCACCGGACTTCTCACGCCGCAGCACCCGTACCACAAGTCGTCGGTCGCCACGCACTTCCTGGCCCTGCGCGGCAAGGAGACCGTGGGGCGCATCTCGGTGGTGGTGAACAACCGCTTCAACGAGTACTACGACGTGCGCGTGGCGTTCTTCGGCTTCTTCGAGTTCGTGGAGGACTACGCGGTGGCCGAGGCGCTGCTGGATGCCGCGCGCGAGTGGGCCACCCGCCACGGGGCCACCGTGATGCGTGGGCCGGGCGAGTACTGCAACATCACCCATGAGCGGCAGGGCTGCCTGATCGACGGCTTCGATCAGGACGTGTACGTGGAGCACACATGGAACCCGCCGTATTACCAGGAGTTCATCGAGCGGTACGGCTGCGAGAAGGCGATGGACTACCACGCGTACATCATCGACCTCTCGAAGCCGATCACCGACCGGCTCGACAAGGTGGCCGACGGGGTGCGCCACCGGGGCCACCTCGAGGTGCGCCCGCTCGACATGTCGCGGTTCAACGAGGACCTCAAGCTCGTGATCGACATCTACAACCAGGCCTGGGCGCAGAACTGGGGCTTCCTGCCGATCACCGAGTGGGAAGTGGACGCGCTGGTGGAGGCGCTGAAGCCCATCATCGACCCGGGCCTCTGCCGGTTCGCCTACTACAAAGGCGAGCCGATCGCCGTGCTCGGCGCGTTCCCCGACCCCAACTACGCCACCCGGCCGCGCTGGAAGCTCTACGGCGACAGCGACTACGCCCGCATCGCGCGGCTGTTCGCCACGCGTCGCTCGATCCCCCGCGTGAGGCTCATCTTCTTCGGCATCCTGCCGGGGTTCCGGCGGCTCGGCGCCGACTCGCTCCTCTACCAGGAGGTGCACCGCTACGCGGTCTCCAAGGGGTACAAGGCCGTGGACGTGTCGTTGCTGCTCGAGGTGAACGACCTCGTGATCCGCGCTGCCGAGTTCATGGGCGGTACGCGCTACAAGACGTGGCGGATCTGGGATCTCCCGCTCGAGGAACCCGGCGGGGACGGCGCCGCCAGCTGACGCGGGCTGATCACCGCCCGGCTGCGATGCCCGTGACCCGGGCGACGATCGTCCGGGGAAGATCGCCGGTGTCCACCGTCTCCTCCGCTGCGCCGAGGCCGATCGCGGCCTCGGGCATGCTGGCCGCCGCCGCCGAGCGCGGTGACTCGACGATCGTCCGGCCGCCCGCGCGGCGGATCTCCAGCAGTCCGCGGGCGCCGTCGTTGCCGATGCCGCTCAGCACCACCCCGATCACGCCGTGCCTGAAGACCGCCGCCGCCGAGGTCATGAGCGTGTCGATCGAGGGGACGTAGAACGCATCGCCGCTGTCGGCGTCGAAGCGGATACGGGCCTCGGCCGGGGTGCCCACGATGCGCATGTGCCGGCCGGCCGGCGCCACGTAGACGGTGCCCCGCACGAACCGCTCGTGCTCGCGCGCCTCGCGCACGTCGAGCCAGCAGAGCTTGTCGAGCCGGGCCGCCCACTGGGCGGTGAAGCCGTCGGGCATGTGCTGGCAGACGGCAACGGGCGCCGGAAGGTCCGCCGGGAGTGCGCGGAGCAGCGACTCCACCACCGGCGTGCCGCCCGTGGATGCGCCGATCACCACCGCCTGCATGGCGAAGCCTGTGAAGGCTTCCATCACGGCCCGGCTTTCGAGCGCGGCGTGCGGGCGAAGGCGAGCGTGCCCGCCGTGACCACCGCCGTGAACTGCGCCAGCGGGCCCGCCACGAAGAGCAGCACGAGCCAGGCGATCTTGGAGGGCTGTGAAGCCCACAGGAGGAGCGGTACCCCGAGCTCGGCCGCATCGACCGCAGGGTCGAGGAAGACCGGGATCGCGCCCGCCCACACGAACACCAGGACGACGAGGGTCACCACCGCGAGCGCGGCGGCGTGCGCGAGAAGCGAGCGGATACGCGCGCGTTCCACGGCGGGGCCCCCGGTCTCGGGAAGGCTCTCGGGCAGCACGTGCGGTCCCCGCCTCACGAGCCACCAGCCCACGCCGAAACCGTAGAGGACGGCCAGGATCGGCAGGCTGAGACCGATGCCGATCGCGAAGACGTCGATCAGGGCGATCACGATGTACGGGAAGTTCTGACGCCAGAACGGTGCGCCTGCCATGGGACACCTCACATCGCAGAGGGCGGTCGTCTAGGTTGTAGAGGCCGATCGTCTAGAACGGTAGCAGACCCGGTGACCCCGCGTCGTCATACCCCCGCCTGCCGACGCATCTCCTCAAGAAGGCACACCATCGCGTAGGTATCCAGACCGCAGTACTCCGTGAGGTCGCGGACGGTGGCCGCGACCTCGTGGGCATCGGCCCTACCGGTGACGATGCGCAGATAGCGCACGCTCGCGGTCTGGCCGTCGGCGATCGGCATGTCAGCGTACGAGAGCGTGGGGCACCACGCCGGCAGCACCTGCTTGATGCTCGTGCGTCCCACGGTGGCAGGGTGACGCGTGTTGGCGCTGATCAGGGGCGCGAGGTCCACCAGGCGCTCGATGACGCGCCGGATCGCGGGCGCGAGGCCGGGCAGAGCGGTCGCAAGAGCCTCGAGCTGCGTGCGCTCGTAGCGCGTGTAGTGCGTGACGGAACCCGTCTCTCCGACATCCGCCAGCAGGTGCTCGGCGAGCTCGCGCCGCGGGTCGCCGGGGCCGGCATGCAGGTACTCGCTGTGCTCCACGTCGCCGCCCTCGTGATGCGTGTGGATGGAGTACTGGAAGGGGATCTGTTGATACGGCCGCGTGCCCTGCCAGAGCGGCAGCGCGGGATTGACCGTCTCGAAGTCGAGATGATGCACCGGCCACCGCAGCCGCGCGAGATCACGCGCGAGCCCGGCGGCATCCACGTACGGCTGTCCGGTCTTCACGACAGCCACCACCTCGCGTTGGGCCGTGGTGAGGCCCGGGAACGAGTCGGGCACGTCACGGAT
Above is a window of Anaerosoma tenue DNA encoding:
- a CDS encoding CheB methylesterase domain-containing protein; the protein is MEAFTGFAMQAVVIGASTGGTPVVESLLRALPADLPAPVAVCQHMPDGFTAQWAARLDKLCWLDVREAREHERFVRGTVYVAPAGRHMRIVGTPAEARIRFDADSGDAFYVPSIDTLMTSAAAVFRHGVIGVVLSGIGNDGARGLLEIRRAGGRTIVESPRSAAAASMPEAAIGLGAAEETVDTGDLPRTIVARVTGIAAGR
- a CDS encoding lysophospholipid acyltransferase family protein, with amino-acid sequence MAAVIGRAGMRVAVGAARVAPPGFARTLASAAARRIARDPDSALARASRTNQYVASGGTLTGDALDAAVAENVRAMALFLYDLYRVLGRDAAEDAAVVRDEAFHAFIERDRTDGPFVYVGAHMGNFDLVGRLLGRNGWRMQVLSVADPGGSYQWQNEMRNRAGFEVTPVSMDSLKTAARRLASGSSVLTGLDRPLPEPDKVQPRFFGRPAPLPLLHVRLAMRAGVPVVPMTGRRRPDGRYELLQADPVPMVGDRPTSDVLRANAEAVLAPVERWITEDPVQWSMPHVVWPDVEAP